GATGGATACCCAGCAGATTAGCGCGCTCGCGCATGCCATGGCGGAGGTTCCCGGACCTCCCCATCCGTCCGGCGTGACCCACGTCGTGATCCCGCACACCCGGCTGTTCACGGTCATCGGCAACCACCTCGCCCAGCACCGCGGTCTCTCGCTCGTCGCCATCGGGCTGTCCGTGCACATCCAGTCGCTGCCCAGCGGGGCCAGGATCGGCATCAAGGTCCTCGCCACCCGCTTCCCGGAGAGCGAGACCCGCATCGCCTCCGCCCTGCGCGAGCTGGAGCGGCACGGCTATCTGCAACGCACCCGCAGCCGTCTGCCGAGCGGGCGGATCGTCACTCGGACGGTGTCCTTCAACCAGCCGGGCGTCAGCCCGCAGCAGGTACCGGCGGCCACCGCTCCCCCACCTCGGGCGGCGCCTGTCCCCCCGCCGCCCGGGCCCGCACCCGTCCCGGACCAGCCACGCCTGGCCCCGGAGCCGACTCCGCCCCCCGTCCTCGTACCGGCCCCCACCGCGCCCAAGCCCCCGCCACCGCCGCTCCCCCGGCCGGCCGCGCCCACGCCGGAACTGCACAGCGCTGCCGCCGCGCTCCTCGCGGGGCTGCGACGGGACACGCCCCAACTGGTGCTGTCCTCAAGCGATATCGAGCAGCTGGCCCCCGCGGTCGCCACCTGGCTGGAGCGCGACACGCCCCCGGACACGGTCCGCCGCACTCTCACGGCCGATCTGCCGCACCCGCTGAAGCACCCGGCGAAGCTCCTGAAGCACCGCCTCACCGCGCTCCTGCCGCCCCCGCTGCCGGGAGCGTCGGTCTTCACCCCCGTACGCCGTCCTGTCCCCCTCCAGAACTGCGACGGCTGCGACCGCGCCTTCCGCGCCACCGAACCCGGGCACTGCCGCGACTGCCGAATCGATCTGCGGGAGGCCGCCTAGCGTGAACGTGACGGCCCCTGCCTCCGGGCACGGACGAGGGCCGCGCGCCACGCGTCGAGCCGCGGTCCGTTCCCCAGGGCCTGTCCTAGCCGTCTACGGTGATCGGCCGAGCTGGTGAGCCGTCCGCTATGAGTGCACCAAGCAGCCTTGGAAGCCCCGCCGGTCTCAGCAAGTCCGTCGTGGTGGCCAGTTCCTCGGCGGTCCACCATCGGTGTCCTGTGATGGCGGCTCTCTCCACTTCCTCGAACGCAGAGGTGTCGACCGTGAAGGAAGGCACCCGGGCCAGGTAGTAGCGCTGGCGGACTTCGTACGTAATGCCCTCTCGGGTCGTGGTCCATGGACGCCCGCGCCAGACTTCGGGGCCCAGGTCGACGTTGGCCAACCCGGTCTCCTCCCGCAGCTCGCGCAGGGCCGCCTGCTCATGGGTCTCGCCCGGCTCCAGCCCACCGCCGACGGTGAACCAGCGCAGAGAGCCGTCCGTCCGGTTGCTGGCGGAGAAGAGCAGCAGGCGATCGGCATCGTCCAGCAACACCACACGCGCGCTCAGGCGGAGCGGGAGCTTCTCGTCCGGCATCGTCATCGCGCCAGACTAGAGGCCCGAACCGCCCGACATGGTCGCTCCGCTCTTGCGGACTCCTCGTTGCGTCTGACGGTACGTCCGCGCAGGCAGGACGGCCCCCGGCTTGATGCCGGGGGCCGTCGCGCTGTTCTGCGAAGCAGAGTTACGGCAGGTTGCGGGCCATCACGATCCGCTGGACCTGGTTCGTGCCCTCGTAGATCTGCGTGATCTTGGCGTCGCGCATCATGCGCTCCACCGGGTAGTCACGGGTGTAGCCGTAGCCGCCGAGCAGCTGGACCGCGTCCGTGGTGACCTCCATCGCGACGTCCGACGCGAAGCACTTGGCCGCGGCACCGGCGAAGGTGAGGTCGCTGTCGCCGCGCTCCGACTTGGCGGCGGCGGCGTACGTGAGCTGGCGGGCGGCCTCGATCTTCATGGCCATGTCCGCGAGCATGAACTGCACACCCTGGAACTCGGCGATCGGCTTGCCGAACTGCTTGCGCTCCTGGACGTAGCCCTTGGCGTAGTCGAGGGCGCCCTGCGCGACACCGAGCGCCTGGGCCGCGATCGTGATGCGGGTGTGGTCCAGGGTCTTCATCGCGGTGGCGAAGCCCGTGCCCTCCTCGCCGATCATGCGGTCCGCGGGGATGCGGACGTTGTCGAGGTAGACCTCGCGGGTCGGGGAGCCCTTGATGCCGAGCTTCTTCTCCGGGGCACCGAAGGAGACGCCCTCGTCGGACTTCTCGACGACGAAGGCGGAGATGCCCTTCGAGCGCTTGGTCGGGTCGGTGACGGCCATGACCGTGTAGTACTCGGAGACGCCCGCGTTGGTGATCCAGCGCTTCACGCCGTTGAGGACCCAGAAGTCGCCGTCGCGGACGGCCCTGGTCTTCATGCCGGCGGCGTCGGAGCCCGCGTCCGGCTCGGAGAGGCAGTACGAGAACATTCCGTCGCCCTTGGCGAGCGGGCCCAGGTACTTCTTCTTCAGGTCCTCGGAGCCGGAGAGGATCACCGGGAGCGAGCCCAGCTTGTTCACGGCCGGGATGAGGGAGGAGGAGCAGCAGACGCGGGCCACTTCCTCGATGACGATGACCGTGGCGAGGGCGTCGGCACCGGCGCCGCCGTACTCCTCCGGCACGTGGACCGCGTGGAGGTCGGCGGCGACGAGTGCGTCGAGGGCCTCCTGCGGGAAGCGGGCCTCCTCGTCGACCGCTGCCGCGTACGGGGCGATCTTCGCTTCGGCGAGCGAGCGGACCGTCTCGCGGAGCATGTCGTGCTCCTCCGCCGGACGGTACAGGTCGAAATCGGTCGAACCCGCCAAGACTCTCACTCCCCAAATGTGCTAACTACCGTTAAGTAACCCCAATTTTAGTGGGCCGACCCTGCAATGGCATACGCAACCGACGCGTGAGCTTGACGACAGGGGTGGGGCAAAAGGTGCAGGTAGGGGACGGGTGCGGGAAAGGGCCGGTCAAAGGGCCCGACTATGCTCGGTCCGCACGCCCGTCCGTATCTCCCAGGAGCACTCGATGGCCCTCAAGATCACCGTGATCGGCACCGGCTACCTCGGCGCCACCCACGCCGCGGCCATGGCGGAGCTGGGCTTCGACGTCCTGGGGCTCGACGTCGTGCCGGAGAAGATCGAGATGCTCTCGGCCGGCAAGGTGCCGATGTACGAGCCGGGCCTCGAAGAGATCCTGCGCAAGCACGTCGCGGGCATCGAGGGATCGACCGGGCGGCTGCGCTTCACCACCTCCTGGGAAGAGGTCGGCGCGTTCGGCGACGTCCACTTCGTCTGTGTGAACACTCCGCAGAAGCACGGCGAGTACGCCTGCGACATGAGCTACGTGGACAGCGCCTTCGAGTCGCTCGCACCCCAGCTGACCCGCCCTGCCCTCGTCGTCGGGAAGTCCACCGTGCCGGTGGGCTCCGCCGCACGGCTCGCGGCACGGCTGGCCGAGCTGTCGCCGGTGGGCACCGACGCGGAGCTGGCGTGGAACCCGGAGTTCCTGCGGGAGGGCTTCGCCGTCCAGGACACCCTGCACCCGGACCGGATCGTCGTCGGGGTGGAGAGCGAGCGGGCCGAGAAGCTGCTGCGCGAGGTCTACGCCGGACCGGTCGGGGAAGGGTCGCCGTTCGTCGTCACGGACTACCCGACCGCCGAGCTGGTGAAGACGTCCGCGAACTCCTTCCTCGCGACCAAGATCTCGTTCATCAACGCGATGGCCGAGGTCTGCGAAGCGGCCGACGGCGACGTCGTGAAGCTGGCCGAGGCCATCGGCCACGACGAGCGGATCGGGAAGAAGTTCCTGCGGGCCGGCATCGGCTTCGGCGGTGGCTGTCTGCCCAAGGACATCCGGGCGTTCATGGCCCGTGCGGGCGAGCTGGGCGCGGACCAGGCACTGACGTTCCTGCGTGAGGTCGACTCGATCAACATGCGGCGCCGCGGGCACATGGTCGAGCTGGCCCGGGAGGCCGTGGGCGGAGGCTCGTTCCTGGGGCAGCGGGTCGCGGTGCTCGGCGCCACGTTCAAGCCGGACTCCGACGACGTACGGGACTCGCCGGCGCTCAACGTGGCCGGTCAGATCCACCTTCAGGGCGGCCAGGTCACGGTGTACGACCCGAAGGGCATGGACAACGCGCGGCGGCTGTTCCCCACCCTGGCCTACGCGGACTCGGCGCTCGACGCCGTCCGCGGAGCGGATGTGGTGCTGCACCTCACCGAGTGGCGCGCCTTCCGCGAGCTGGACCCGGCGGAGCTGGGCGAAGTGGCGTCGCGGCGGATCATTCTGGACGGGCGCAACGCACTGGACCCGGCGCTGTGGCGCGAGGCCGGCTGGACGTACCGGGCCATGGGGCGCCCGAAGGCGTGACGGGGGCCGGGTCGGTGTGGGCGCTTCTGTCCTCGATCGCCGGACGGGCTTGATTTGGCTGCTCATTGCCCGACAGCGCGGGTGGACGAGCTGATGTGCGGGCAGACACGCCGATTCGGCCGTTGCTCGTGAACGCGCAAGCGCCGGACGGGCTGGGAACGGCCCGTCCGGCGGTTGCGGGATGGATGCGCTAGCCCACCGCGTCGAGTTCCTCGATCGTGGCCGTGCTCGGGGGTCTGCGGAGGCGGGTCGCCCGGCCGGTGAATTCCGCTTCCCTCATGACCCGCGCCGCGTTGCCCCACGTGAGGCCCGCGATCTCGGACTCCGTCCAGTCGCGGTCCAGCAGCTCCGCGATCAGATGGGGGTAGCCCGAGACGTCCGTGAGCGTCGTGGCGTGCTCGGTGCCCGTGTCGTAGGCGGCGCCGAGGCCGACGCAGTCCGGGCCCGCCAGGTCGCGTACCCGGTCCAGATGGTCGGCGACGTCGTGAATCGTGGCCTCCGCGTGCGGGCGGGCGACCTGGTCGGCGGCGAAGCTGACCATGCAGATGCCGTTGTTGTCGCGCAGCATGCGCAGCACGTCGTCGGGGACGTTCCACGGGTGGTCGGTGAGTCCGCGGGCCGCCGAGTGCGAGAAGACCACCGGCGCCTTGGCCACGGTGAGCGTCCGGCGCATCGTCCCGGGGGACGCCCCGGTGAGGTCGGCGAGGATGCCGAGCCGGTTCATCTCCCGTACGACCTCCTGGCCGAAGCGGGTCAGCCCGTCCTCGCCCTCGGTCCAGCGGGTACCGGCGAGCGTGATGCTCCGTACGCCGAGGGCGTGGAACGCCCGCAGCGTGCCGAGCGACTCGTCGAGGGCGTGGCCCGAGACCGGGCCGAGCAGTGCGGCGACCCGACCGCAGTTGCGGGCCTGGGACATCTCGGCGCTGCCGTGTGCCAGGCGCAGTGCCTCGGGGTACTGGGCGACGAGCGCGCCGACCAGGTCGATCCGGTCGAGCGTGCCACTCACCGCGCGGTCACCGAGGTGATCCGCAGGGACCTGAAGGGACCAGAACTGGGCGCCGACCCCGCCGGCGCGGAGCCGGGGCACGTCGGTGTCCAGGGACTCCTCACCGAGTTCGAGATCGCACCAGGGGACGGAGCGCACGGCGTGCGCCAGTCCGTTGTGGCCGTCGACGACGGGGTGGAGCGCCAGCAGTTCACGGGCGCGAGCCAGCGGGTCGGGCGGCGAGGGGGACGGGGGTGGCGCTGAGGCCGGTGGGACGGGTGCGGGAGTGTCGGATGGGAGAGGGGATATGTGCGCGAGGTCCGCTTCGAGTGTGCCGACCGCGGTGGCGGTTGCGGCATCGTCCTGCAGATCTGCCATGAGATGACTCCGTGTTTCGGCGGCAGTAAAGCCACCGTTTCACGGTCACGGCAGGGGGTCGCGGCACGTTGCTGCGTTCGGGGTACGGGCCCGGGTGCGCCCGGGTCCGTACCCCGGACGTCTCAGAGCCCGCGCCCGTCCACTTCGTCGATCGTGGCGTGGGAGGGGCCGTAGCGGGCGCTGAGGTCGCGGGCGACGGCCTCCGCGTCGCGCAGCACCCGCACCGCGTTCCGCCAGGTCAGCTTGGCGAGGTCGGCGTCGGACCAGCCGCGGCCGAGGAGCTCCGCGATCAGGTTCGGGTAGCCGGAGACGTCCCGCAGGCCCTCCGGGAGGAAGGCGGTGCCGTCGTAGTCGCCGCCGATGCCGATGTGGTTGATGCCGGCGACCTCGCGCATGTGGTCGAGGTGGTCGGCGATCGTGGCGACGGTGGCCTCGGGGCGGGGGTAGGCCGCCTCGAAGTCGGCGTGCACGCGCATGGCGGCCGAGGTGGTGTCCAGGTGGTGCAGGCCGTGCTCGCGCATGTTGCGGTCGGCGGCCAGAGTCCAGGCGACGGCTGCCGGGAGGACGAACTTCGGCACGAAGGTCGCCATGGCCACGCCGCCGTTGGCGGGGAGCTGTGCCAGCACGTCGTCGGGGATGTTGCGCGGGTGGTCGCAGATCGCGCGGGCCGAGGAGTGCGAGAAGATCACCGGCGCGGTGGAGGTGGCGAGCGCCTGGCGCATGGTCGTGGCCGCCACGTGCGAGAGGTCGACCAGCATGCCGATGCGGTTCATCTCGCGTACGACCTCGCGGCCGAACGCCGACAGGCCACCGACGCGCGGGACGTCGGTCGCCGAGTCCGCCCAGTCGATGTTGTCGTTGTGCGTCAGCGTCATGTAGCGCACGCCGAGGGTGTGCAGGGCGCGCAGGGTGCCCAGCGAGTTGTTGATGGAGTGGCCGCCCTCGGCACCCATCAGGGAGGCGATCCGGCCCTCGGCGCGGGCGGTCTCCATGTCGTCGGCGGTCAGGGCGCGCCGCAGGTCCGCGGGGTAGCGGGCCAGCAGCTCGGCGACGACGTCGATCTGTTCGAGGGTGGCGCTGACGGCGGCGTCACCGGCGAGGTCGCTGCGGACGTAGACCGACCAGAACTGGGCCCCGACCCCGCCGGCGCGCAGCCGGGGGATGTCGGTGTGCAGGGTGCCGGTCAGGTCGGTGGCGATGTCGCGTGCGTCCAGGTCGTAGCCGACCTGCTCGCGCAGCGCCCACGGCAGGTCGTTGTGGCCGTCGACGACGGGGTGGACGGCGAGGAGCTCCCGGGCCCGGTCCAGATAGTCCACGGTGCCCTACTTCCCGAAGCCGAAGGAGTCGGAGCCCTCGACCTTGGCCCGAAGCCGTTTCCCCTTCTCTGTGGCCTGGTCGTTCAGCTCCTGCTGGAAGTCCTTCATCCGGCCCAGCAGCTCGCTGTCGTGGGCGGCGAGGATGCGTGCGGCGAGCAGACCCGCGTTGCGCGCGCCCCCGATGGAGACGGTGGCGACCGGGACTCCGGCGGGCATCTGCACGATGGACATGAGGCTGTCCATGCCGTCCAGGTACTTCAGCGGGACGGGGACGCCGATGACGGGCAGCGGGGTCACGGAGGCGAGCATGCCGGGCAGGTGGGCCGCGCCGCCGGCGCCCGCGATGATCGCCTTGAGCCCGCGGTCGGCGGCCTGCTCGCCGTACGCGATCATCTCGCGGGCCATGCGGTGGGCGGAGACGACGTCGACCTCGTAGGGGATCTCGAACTCGTCGAGGGCCTTCGCGGCTGCTTCCATGACGGGCCAGTCGGAATCCGAGCCCATGACGATGCCGATGACAGGGGCGGTACCGGGGGAGGTCATTCGGTGATTGTTCCTCGCAGGTAGTCGGCCGCGTGCCGGGCGCGCTCCCGCACGTCCGCCAGGTCGTCGCCGTAGGTGTTGACGTGTCCGACCTTGCGGCCGGGCTTCACGTCCTTGCCGTACATGTGGATCTTGAGCTGCGGGTCGCGGGCCATGCAGTGCAGGTATGCCTGGTACATGTCCGGGTAGTCCCCGCCGAGGACGTTGCACATGACCGTCCACGTGGCGCGCGGGCGCGGGTCGCCGAGCGGGAGGTCCAGGACGGCTCGCACGTGGTTGGCGAACTGCGAGGTGATCGCACCGTCCTGGGTCCAGTGCCCGGAGTTGTGCGGGCGCATCGCCAGTTCGTTGACCAGGATGCGGCCGTCCGCCGTCTCGAAGAGCTCGACGGCGAGGTGGCCGACGACTCCGAGTTCGGCGGCGATACGGAGGGCGAGCTGCTGGGCCTCGCCGGCGAGGCGCTCGTCCAGCTCGGGGGCCGGGGCGATGACCGTGTCGCAGACGCCGTCGACCTGGATCGACTCGACGACCGGGTAGGCGACGGCCTGGCCGTGCGGCGAGCGGACGATGTTGGCCGCCAGCTCCCGTACGAAGTCGACCTTCTCCTCGGCGAGGACGGCGACACCGGCGCGGAACGGCTCGGCGGCGTCCTCCTCGGAGCGCACGACCCACACGCCCTTGCCGTCGTAGCCGCCGCGGACCGTCTTGAGGATCACGGGGAAGCCCCCGACCTCGGCCGCGAAGGCCGCGGCGTCGGCCGGGTCCCGCACGATGCGGTGGCGGGGGCAGGGCGCGCCGATCTCGGTGAGCTTGGCACGCATCACCCCCTTGTCCTGGGCGTGCACCAGGGCGTCGGGGCCGGGGCGCACGGGGATACCGTCCGCCTCCAGGGCCCGCAGATGCTCCGTCGGCACGTGCTCGTGATCGAAGGTGATCACGTCGCAACCGCGCGCGAAGGCTCGCAGCGTGTCCAGGTCGCGATAGTCGCCGATGACGACTTCGCTCACCACCTGGGCCGCCGAGTCCTGAGGGGTGTCACTGAGGAGCTTGAATTTCAGGCCGAGGGGGATACCCGCCTCGTGGGTCATACGGGCGAGCTGACCGCCGCCGACCATGCCGACTACCGGGAACGTCACCCCTCCAGAGTATCCGCCGCCACGGGACTCCCGGGACGGCGGACCAGCGGTGCCCCGAACGTGCGCGCACGTCACAGGATCGCCACCCTCCCCAGCGCTCAGAGGCGTCACACAAGAGGGCTGGATAGCATGGCCGGGTTGACGAAACCGAACGGACGGGGCTGAGCGATCACCATGGACGAACGTGGCGCCTTGCGATCCCGCGTCGAGCGGCTGGGCCGGGAGGTCGCCAAGTTCGGCGCGGTCGGCGCGGTCGGGGTCCTGGTCAACATCGGCGTCTCCAACCTGATCTGGCGCACCACGGACATTCCGGTGGTCCGGGCCGGCCTCATGGCGACCTGCGTGGCCATCCTCTTCAACTACGTGGGCTTCCGTTACTGGACCTACCGCGACCGCGACAAGAGCGGCCGGACGCGGGAGCTGATGCTCTTCCTCGCGTTCAGCGCCGTGGGTGCGGTGATCGAGGTCGGTGTGCTGTACGCGGCGACGTACTGGTTCGGCTGGGACACCCCGCTCCAGAACAACATCTTCAAGATCGTCGGCATCGGGATCGCCACGCTGTTCCGGTTCTGGTCGTACCGCACCTGGGTGTTCAGGGCGCTGCCTGCCAAAGAGACCGTGCTGAACGCGGAGAGCTTTCTGAAGCAGGACCGCGTGGAGGCGGTCCCTCCGGCAGGGCCCGTTCCGCTGGTGCAGCAGGTGACGCGGACGGAGCCCGACCCCGCCCACCAGTAGGCCGCGGGGCGCCCGGAGACGGGCCGCGGTCAGCGCACCGGGCGGTCCGGGTCCTTGCGCTTCCTGGCCACCCTGCTGAGGAAGAGGGCGAAGACCGGGGGCTGCTGCTGGAGCAGTTCGAGCCGCCCGCCGTCCGCCTCCGCGAGGTCCCTGGCGACGGCGAGGCCGATCCCCGTCGAGTTGCGGCCACTGATGGTGCGCTCGAAGATCCGCGCACCGAGGTCGGCGGGTACACCGGGCCCCTCGTCCGTCACCTCGACGACCACCTGGTTGCCCGTGACGCGGGTACGCAGGGCGACGGTACCGCCCCCGTGCATCAGCGAGTTCTCGATCAGCGCGGCGAGCACCTGGGCCACCGCACCGGGAGTGCCGACGGCCCGCAGCCCGTGCTTGCCGGAGCAGACGACGGCACGGCCCGCGCTGCGGTAGGCGGGCCGCCACTCCTCGATCTGCTGCTTGATGATCTCGTCGAGATCGAAGACGACGGCGGAGCCGGTGCGCGGATCTCGGGAGTTCGTCAGCAGCCGCTCCACCACGTCGGTCAGCCGCTCGACCTGGGTCAGGGCGATGTTGGCCTCCTCCTTCACCGTTTCCAGGTCGTCGGTGACGGAGATCTCCTCGATCCGCATGGAGAGTGCGGTGAGCGGGGTGCGGAGCTGGTGGGAGGCGTCGGCGGCGAGGCGCCGTTCCGCCGTCAGCATCCGGGCGATCCGTTCGGCGGAGGAGTCGAGGACGTCGGCGACGCGGTCCAGCTCCGGGACCCCGTACCGCTTGTGGCGGGGGCGGGGGTCGCCGGATCCGAGGCGTTCGGCCGTCTCGGCGAGGTCGGTCAGCGGTGAGGCCAGCCGGTTGGCCTGGCGTACGGCGAGGAGCACCGCGGAGACGATCGCGAGCAGCGCCACCGCGCCGATGATCAGCAGGGTGCGGCCGAGCTCGCGGGTGACGGCCGAACGGGACTCCTCGACCGTGACCTTCTCGCCCTGCTCCCCCGTCGCCGTACTGCGGATGACGCTGCCGCCGGGGCGCTCACCGACCTCGATGGGGGCCCGGCCGGGGATCTCGACCCGTGCGTAGCGGTCGGAGTCGACCTGCTCGGCCAGTACGCCCGTGGTGATCCGCTCCTCGCCGAGGAGCCTGCTGTCGACGACGCTGATCAGCCGCAGCGCCTCGGAGTCGACGCTCTCCTGGGCGCTGGCGCTGATGGTGCGGGTCTCCACGATGACGAGGGAGACGCCGAAGACGGCGATCACCACGAGCACCACGGCGAGCGTGGAATTGATCAGTCGGCGGCGCATGACTGTCTCTGTACGTCAGCTCTTCTCGAACCGGAAGCCGACGCCCCGCACCGTCGCGATGTAGCGGGGATTGGCGGCGTCGTCCCCGAGCTTCTTGCGGAGC
The Streptomyces sp. NBC_00234 DNA segment above includes these coding regions:
- a CDS encoding acyl-CoA dehydrogenase, with translation MAGSTDFDLYRPAEEHDMLRETVRSLAEAKIAPYAAAVDEEARFPQEALDALVAADLHAVHVPEEYGGAGADALATVIVIEEVARVCCSSSLIPAVNKLGSLPVILSGSEDLKKKYLGPLAKGDGMFSYCLSEPDAGSDAAGMKTRAVRDGDFWVLNGVKRWITNAGVSEYYTVMAVTDPTKRSKGISAFVVEKSDEGVSFGAPEKKLGIKGSPTREVYLDNVRIPADRMIGEEGTGFATAMKTLDHTRITIAAQALGVAQGALDYAKGYVQERKQFGKPIAEFQGVQFMLADMAMKIEAARQLTYAAAAKSERGDSDLTFAGAAAKCFASDVAMEVTTDAVQLLGGYGYTRDYPVERMMRDAKITQIYEGTNQVQRIVMARNLP
- a CDS encoding UDP-glucose dehydrogenase family protein, with the translated sequence MALKITVIGTGYLGATHAAAMAELGFDVLGLDVVPEKIEMLSAGKVPMYEPGLEEILRKHVAGIEGSTGRLRFTTSWEEVGAFGDVHFVCVNTPQKHGEYACDMSYVDSAFESLAPQLTRPALVVGKSTVPVGSAARLAARLAELSPVGTDAELAWNPEFLREGFAVQDTLHPDRIVVGVESERAEKLLREVYAGPVGEGSPFVVTDYPTAELVKTSANSFLATKISFINAMAEVCEAADGDVVKLAEAIGHDERIGKKFLRAGIGFGGGCLPKDIRAFMARAGELGADQALTFLREVDSINMRRRGHMVELAREAVGGGSFLGQRVAVLGATFKPDSDDVRDSPALNVAGQIHLQGGQVTVYDPKGMDNARRLFPTLAYADSALDAVRGADVVLHLTEWRAFRELDPAELGEVASRRIILDGRNALDPALWREAGWTYRAMGRPKA
- a CDS encoding GtrA family protein; translated protein: MDERGALRSRVERLGREVAKFGAVGAVGVLVNIGVSNLIWRTTDIPVVRAGLMATCVAILFNYVGFRYWTYRDRDKSGRTRELMLFLAFSAVGAVIEVGVLYAATYWFGWDTPLQNNIFKIVGIGIATLFRFWSYRTWVFRALPAKETVLNAESFLKQDRVEAVPPAGPVPLVQQVTRTEPDPAHQ
- a CDS encoding NUDIX hydrolase; its protein translation is MTMPDEKLPLRLSARVVLLDDADRLLLFSASNRTDGSLRWFTVGGGLEPGETHEQAALRELREETGLANVDLGPEVWRGRPWTTTREGITYEVRQRYYLARVPSFTVDTSAFEEVERAAITGHRWWTAEELATTTDLLRPAGLPRLLGALIADGSPARPITVDG
- a CDS encoding 5-(carboxyamino)imidazole ribonucleotide synthase, coding for MTFPVVGMVGGGQLARMTHEAGIPLGLKFKLLSDTPQDSAAQVVSEVVIGDYRDLDTLRAFARGCDVITFDHEHVPTEHLRALEADGIPVRPGPDALVHAQDKGVMRAKLTEIGAPCPRHRIVRDPADAAAFAAEVGGFPVILKTVRGGYDGKGVWVVRSEEDAAEPFRAGVAVLAEEKVDFVRELAANIVRSPHGQAVAYPVVESIQVDGVCDTVIAPAPELDERLAGEAQQLALRIAAELGVVGHLAVELFETADGRILVNELAMRPHNSGHWTQDGAITSQFANHVRAVLDLPLGDPRPRATWTVMCNVLGGDYPDMYQAYLHCMARDPQLKIHMYGKDVKPGRKVGHVNTYGDDLADVRERARHAADYLRGTITE
- a CDS encoding ATP-binding protein; amino-acid sequence: MRRRLINSTLAVVLVVIAVFGVSLVIVETRTISASAQESVDSEALRLISVVDSRLLGEERITTGVLAEQVDSDRYARVEIPGRAPIEVGERPGGSVIRSTATGEQGEKVTVEESRSAVTRELGRTLLIIGAVALLAIVSAVLLAVRQANRLASPLTDLAETAERLGSGDPRPRHKRYGVPELDRVADVLDSSAERIARMLTAERRLAADASHQLRTPLTALSMRIEEISVTDDLETVKEEANIALTQVERLTDVVERLLTNSRDPRTGSAVVFDLDEIIKQQIEEWRPAYRSAGRAVVCSGKHGLRAVGTPGAVAQVLAALIENSLMHGGGTVALRTRVTGNQVVVEVTDEGPGVPADLGARIFERTISGRNSTGIGLAVARDLAEADGGRLELLQQQPPVFALFLSRVARKRKDPDRPVR
- a CDS encoding dipeptidase: MADLQDDAATATAVGTLEADLAHISPLPSDTPAPVPPASAPPPSPSPPDPLARARELLALHPVVDGHNGLAHAVRSVPWCDLELGEESLDTDVPRLRAGGVGAQFWSLQVPADHLGDRAVSGTLDRIDLVGALVAQYPEALRLAHGSAEMSQARNCGRVAALLGPVSGHALDESLGTLRAFHALGVRSITLAGTRWTEGEDGLTRFGQEVVREMNRLGILADLTGASPGTMRRTLTVAKAPVVFSHSAARGLTDHPWNVPDDVLRMLRDNNGICMVSFAADQVARPHAEATIHDVADHLDRVRDLAGPDCVGLGAAYDTGTEHATTLTDVSGYPHLIAELLDRDWTESEIAGLTWGNAARVMREAEFTGRATRLRRPPSTATIEELDAVG
- the purE gene encoding 5-(carboxyamino)imidazole ribonucleotide mutase, with amino-acid sequence MTSPGTAPVIGIVMGSDSDWPVMEAAAKALDEFEIPYEVDVVSAHRMAREMIAYGEQAADRGLKAIIAGAGGAAHLPGMLASVTPLPVIGVPVPLKYLDGMDSLMSIVQMPAGVPVATVSIGGARNAGLLAARILAAHDSELLGRMKDFQQELNDQATEKGKRLRAKVEGSDSFGFGK
- a CDS encoding dipeptidase, encoding MDYLDRARELLAVHPVVDGHNDLPWALREQVGYDLDARDIATDLTGTLHTDIPRLRAGGVGAQFWSVYVRSDLAGDAAVSATLEQIDVVAELLARYPADLRRALTADDMETARAEGRIASLMGAEGGHSINNSLGTLRALHTLGVRYMTLTHNDNIDWADSATDVPRVGGLSAFGREVVREMNRIGMLVDLSHVAATTMRQALATSTAPVIFSHSSARAICDHPRNIPDDVLAQLPANGGVAMATFVPKFVLPAAVAWTLAADRNMREHGLHHLDTTSAAMRVHADFEAAYPRPEATVATIADHLDHMREVAGINHIGIGGDYDGTAFLPEGLRDVSGYPNLIAELLGRGWSDADLAKLTWRNAVRVLRDAEAVARDLSARYGPSHATIDEVDGRGL